One genomic region from Nymphaea colorata isolate Beijing-Zhang1983 chromosome 10, ASM883128v2, whole genome shotgun sequence encodes:
- the LOC116263358 gene encoding zinc transporter 8-like, protein MKKPSSLLLCSFFLFLVLLPLSVLADGGGGDSCASADECRNKDKALRLKIAALVSILVCSTIGVLLPLAGKFVPALRPEQDGFFAVKAFAAGVILATGFIHVLPDAFENLTSSCLSEHPWQEFPFAGFIAMASALGTLMVDAFATGYYNKLELSKAAPVAEGDEEARRSSALQMHVHTHATHGHAHGPGALPALASSGDLIRHRVISQVLELGIVVHSVIIGISLGASESPCTIKPLVAALSFHQFFEGMGLGGCIVQAKFKSKATAIMALFFSLTTPVGIAIGIGISSTYNENSPTALIVEGVFNSASSGILIYMALVDLLAADFMAPKMLNSGKLQLLANVSLLLGAGLMSLLAKWA, encoded by the exons ATGAAGAAGCCCAgctccctcctcctctgctccttcttcctcttcctcgtcctcctccctctctccgtCCTCgcggacggcggcggcggagaCTCGTGCGCCTCCGCCGACGAGTGCCGGAACAAGGACAAAGCCCTGAGGCTCAAGATCGCGGCGCTGGTGTCCATCCTTGTGTGCAGCACCATCGGGGTGCTGCTCCCGCTCGCCGGCAAGTTCGTCCCCGCGTTACGCCCCGAGCAGGACGGCTTCTTCGCCGTGAAGGCGTTCGCGGCCGGCGTCATTCTCGCCACCGGCTTCATCCACGTCCTTCCCGACGCCTTCGAGAACCTCACCTCGTCGTGCCTGAGCGAGCACCCATGGCAGGAGTTCCCCTTCGCGGGCTTCATCGCCATGGCGTCCGCATTGGGGACGCTCATGGTGGACGCCTTCGCCACGGGGTACTACAACAAGTTGGAGCTGAGCAAGGCGGCGCCGGTGGCGGAGGGCGACGAGGAGGCTCGGCGCTCCAGCGCGCTCCAGATGCACGTCCACACCCACGCGACCCACGGCCACGCCCATGGCCCCGGCGCCCTCCCGGCTCTTGCCAGTTCCGGCGATCTCATCCGCCACCGAGTCATCTCGCAG GTGTTGGAGTTGGGAATTGTGGTTCACTCTGTGATCATCGGCATCTCCTTGGGCGCATCGGAGAGCCCATGCACCATCAAGCCTCTGGTCGCTGCCCTCAGCTTCCATCAGTTCTTTGAGGGCATGGGTCTCGGAGGCTGCATCGTTCAG GCCAAGTTCAAGAGCAAAGCCACAGCCATAATGGCTCTCTTCTTCTCACTCACAACTCCAGTGGGGATAGCCATTGGGATTGGGATATCATCCACCTACAACGAGAACAGCCCGACTGCTTTGATAGTGGAGGGAGTGTTCAACTCTGCATCCTCAGGCATCCTCATATACATGGCGCTTGTGGACCTTCTTGCTGCTGATTTCATGGCCCCCAAGATGCTGAACAGTGGGAAGCTTCAACTTTTGGCTAATGTCTCACTCCTTCTTGGAGCAGGACTCATGTCCCTCTTAGCAAAGTGGGCTTGA